Proteins encoded together in one Miscanthus floridulus cultivar M001 chromosome 16, ASM1932011v1, whole genome shotgun sequence window:
- the LOC136511468 gene encoding glutathione S-transferase 4-like — MVDLWLEVEAHQLSPLVLAIVLECIVAPFYGRKRNQAIVDENVEKLKKVLEVYEARLSQSKYLAGDFLSLADLSHFTMMHYLMATEYATLVEALPHVSVWWEGLAMRLAAKKVTEFMPVGTRAPKKQE; from the coding sequence ATGGTAGACTTATGGCTTGAAGTGGAGGCCCACCAGTTGAGCCCGTTGGTGCTCGCCATCGTGCTAGAGTGCATCGTCGCGCCGTTCTACGGTCGCAAGCGCAACCAAGCGATCGTCGACGAGAACGTGGAGAAGCTCAAGAAGGTGCTCGAGGTGTACGAGGCGCGGCTGAGCCAAAGCAAGTACCTCGCCGGCGACTTCCTTAGCCTTGCCGACCTCAGCCACTTCACCATGATGCACTACCTTATGGCCACCGAGTACGCCACGCTGGTCGAGGCATTGCCGCACGTCAGCGTCTGGTGGGAGGGCCTTGCCATGCGCCTAGCAGCGAAGAAGGTCACGGAGTTCATGCCGGTCGGCACCAGGGCACCTAAGAAACAGGAGTGA